AGATTTGGAACAATCATTCAACCGTGGAACTTATTGTAAGCCGATAGGTGTATATACATTGATATGTAATAGGGTGCAGCTTTTTGAAAGCTTAGTCGTCCTTTACAACATAATTAACCAAAAAAATACACTAATGAAGAAACTTTTGACACTTGTTGCAGCTTTGCTAACATTCTCAGTGACTGCACAAAATCTAAACACACCAGCTCCAAGTCCAACACAGACTATCAAACAAGATTTTGCACTTTCTAACATTGAAATCAAATATTCTCGTCCAGCAATGAAAGGCCGTGCGATTTTTGGTGACCTAGTTCCTTTCGACAAAGTTTGGAGAACTGGAGCTAATTCTCCTACTGCAGTAACTTTCGGTGAAGACGTAACAGTCGGTGGTGTAGCTGTAAAAGCTGGCACTTACAACATGGTAACAATGCCAGGAAGAAGCAGCTGGACAGTTAAATTATTAAAAACTGACATGAATGCATTCAACTACAAAGAAGGTAGTGATGTTGCTAGTTTCTCAGTGGATGTACAACAATTACCAATGAGCATTGAGAATTTTACAATCCTTTTTGACTCTCAAACAGATAACACTGTAGACATCGGAATGATGTGGGATAATGTATATGTGGCAATTCCAGTTAAGGCTGATGTTGACGCTAAAGTTATGGGCCAAATTGAGAATGTAATGAACAAAGACAATAAGCCATACTTTGCTGCTGCGTCTTATTACTTCGAAAATGGCAAAGACAATGCAAAAGCACTTGAGTGGGCTAAAAAAGCTGTTGATGCTCAACCAGAAGCTTACTGGGTAAGACACCTTCTTGCTAAAGTACAAGCTAAATCAGGTATGAAAAAAGATGCAATAGCTACTGCTAAAGCTTCTATGGAATTAGCTCAAAAAGCTGGAAACATGGACTATGTTCGTTTGAACGAGAAATTGCTTAAGACGCTATAAGTCTTTGAATAATAATTAATACGAGAATCCCCTGCTCCAACGAGTGGGGGATTTTTTTATGCCGCTTTTTATAATCCGTTATTTCCCTGTTTGCCTCTTATAACACACTGATCTAAATGATTTAGGCTGATTTTGCCGATTCTAACTTTAAAAATATCCCATTTATACTTTGTCCAACACTCTTTTCCTCCTACCTTAATTACAAAAGTCGAGTTCTTCCTCCTTCCTCCTTCCTCCTTCCTCCTTCCTCCTTCAAAAATAAACTACCTCAAAAACACCACTCAAGCCACCCCAAAAACCATTCATCCATAAAATGGAAAATAATTTCACCAAGTATCTTGTATTGCAAAGTACTATATACATATATTTGCATCACAGATTATGAGAAAGCTATTTACTTTAACAACAACCGTGGCTATTGAAGTCACAAAAAAGAACCACTTATGAAAATAGAAAATGCAAAGGTGCAAATGAGGAAAGGTATCCTCGAATATTGCATCCTCCAAATCATCTCCAGGGGCGAAATTTACGCTTCGGAGATTTTGGATGAACTTATAGAAGCGGAGATCATGGTAGTAGAGGGTACGCTCTATCCGCTCCTAACCCGTTTAAAAAATGATGGCTTACTCGATTACAAATGGGTAGAGTCACTTTCAGGGCCACCAAGAAAATACTACGTTCTCACCGAGACCGGAAAAGAATTTCTAAATATTCTTGGAGACACCTGGACCAACCTCTCCACTTCTGTTCAAACCATCATCTCAAACTCCTCTAAAAAAAGCTAAACTCTTTTACGATTATGAAAAAGACCGTACAAATCAATATAGCTGGCATTCTCTTTAATATTGAGGAAGATGCATACAGCAAACTCAGCACTTACTTAAAATCAATTCAACATTATTTCTCGGCATTTGAAAGCTCCGATGAAATTGTTGCCGACATAGAATCACGAATTGCAGAAAAATTTCTTGGCAAAGGAGACGCCGAAAAGCTTATTGTCAAACTTTCTGACGTGGACGCCGTAATTACAAGAATGGGAAGTGTTGAAGACTTCGAGGCTCTTGAAGAGGAAGTTGACTTCCGTGAGGATGCACAGCCTAAAGAAGAAAAGAAGGAAGAATTTGCAGCTGCTGCAAGTCAAGACCCTAAGTCGAAAAGGTTATTTAGAGACACAAAAAGAAAAGCTCTTGGAGGTGTTTTGGCAGGACTTGCTCACTATTTCCAATTTGATGTCACTTGGATCAGGGTCATCTTTATCTTGCTATTCATTGGTATTACACCCATAACTGAAACAGGAGCTTCGGGATTTTTACTAATAGCATATATTATTTGCTGGATCGCATTCCCGCCAAATGACCAGTTAGAAGACAATAGCAAAATCAAAAAGTTTTATCGTAACCCCGACAAAAAAGTGCTAGTTGGTGTTGCAAGTGGACTATCTGCCTACTTCAATGTTGACGTAGCTCTCATTCGTATACTATTTGTCGTATTTAGTGGTATAGGTATTGGAGTCATTGCTTACCTCGCACTATGGATAGGTGCCCCTTATGCCGACAGCCTAACCCGTAAAATGGAAATGAAGGGCGAACCAGTGACTTTGGAAAATATCGAAAACTCAATTCGCAAAAGCCAAGGAATCACTAATGAAAAAGAAGAAAATACCATTACCAAGATTTTACTTTTCCCATTTAGAGTTATATCAATGATTTTTGGGGCTTTAGGAAATCTACTTCGCCACCTTGGTCCTGTTGCTCGAGTGGTTGCAGGTTTGTTTTTAGCATTCATAGGTATCGCAATGCTATTTGCATCATTAGGTGTTACAACAGCCTTCTTTGGAATTACATCCAATGCTCACTTGTTTGACTTGCCAAGAAATGTAGGAATGCTGTTTGGAGAAGTACCCAAAGCTGGAGGAATCTTCTTATTCCTAGCTACATTGTTTCCCGGCCTAGCTGCCACTCTTGGAGGATTTAGCCTTATCTCTAATCAAAGAGTTGGAACTAGAAACTTTTGGCTCACCGCACTTGCTCTATGGGTAATAGGAATATTTGGCCTTGCCATGTATGGTGGTACTTACGCTATGAACTTCAACAAAAGAGATGTTGTAACTGAAGAAATCACACTTAACACTACTTCTAATAAATTGTTTTTCGAGGTAAATGGTGATAATTTCTACAACGACGACTTCGACTTTGATATTGACTTAGATTTTGAAGAAAGTACTAATGGCAATATCGAAATTGTAAAAAGATTAGAAGCTAGAGGTAGCAGTACAAAACAGGCAAGAGAAAATGCCGAAAACATCATTTACAATATTGTACAAAAGGGTGATACGATAGTTTTTGATTCGGATCTTTCATTAAAAAATGATCAACCATTCAGAAATCAGCAGGTACGACTTTTAGTAAGAATACCTAAAGGAACACAGTTTGGACTTTCAGAAAACTTCGTATCTCGATTGTTCGGGCAGCAACGCTCAATGATGTATAAGTATGGTCTTAATAGATCTAAACTGAATGAAATCGTCTACATCATGGATGACAAAGGTGAACTATCCTGTGTAGATTGCCCTGCTCTTTCAGATGTGGAGCGGGATGCTTTAGATAGAAACTATGGAAATGATTATGATGTCGCCGATCGCGATTACCAACAAAGAGCTCCATATAGACAGACTTATAATTTCAAAGACTTTGATTCAATCGAGTTGTCTGGGTCATTCCAAGCAATTATTACTCAAGCCGATTCTTTCAGCGTAGAAGTTGTTGCCGATAGAGATCGTGACCTCAGTGATGTTGATGTAGACAAAGATGGCAGTCGACTATCCTTCGAGTTTACCGATAACTTCTTCACAGATCGAGACAGAGTAGTGGTATTTATCACTATGCCAGATATCAAAGACCTTGATTTAAGCGGAGCAAGTAGAATCAAAGTTCTGAATTATGAAAACTCTGGTAAAATGAACGTTGAGCTAAGTGGGGCATCTGTTGCAGCATTAGATTTAGAAATAGATAACCTCAACATGGAAATAAATGGAGCCAGCAGAGCTGAACTAATAGGTAGGGTATCTAAACTTGACTTAGATGTATCGGGAGCCAGTAGAGCAGAAACAAAAAGATGTATCATTACCACTGCAAATGTAGAATCTAGTGGAGCGAGTAGAGTAACCCTAGGAAAAGTGACCAACCTAACCTCAGACTCCTCAGGAGCAAGTAGAATTAGCAGAGAATAAACTTAAAACACTCATTTACAACGAGCACTCCGTTATCAATCCATATGATACGGAGTGTTTTTTATATTAATACAACCTTAAAATCCCTTTCGGATCGATATTAATACTGAATAAGAAAGAAAAGTCTTAATTTGAATTCTTTCAAAATCGATTTTTCAATGGAACATTTCTTCTCACTTTTTACTGTATGGTTGGCCTATGGGCTTTTGCATAGTGCTCTTGCTAGTTCTCAAGTAAAAAGCTTTGTACAACAAACCTTTTCGTGGTCTGCACAGCGATATCGGTTACTATTTGTAATCATTGCCATTCTTTCCCTCTTGCCTGCTTTGTATATTCATTTGATTTCACCATCTATAGCATTGTGGGAGAATTCTAGTTTTCAAAAACTGGCGGGAGCAGCGATGGCAACAAGTGGCTTGTTTATTATAAAGCGGGCATTTCAAGCTTATGACCTAAAGCAGTTTGTAGGACTTGCTCAAGAAGAACCAAATGACATACTGATCACTACAGGCTATCTCTCCAAAGTAAGGCACCCGCTGTATTCAGGAACGCTATTGTTCTTTTATGGTTGGTTTTTGTTTAGCAATACCAACTGCAATTTAGCCCTGGCAATTGCCATGCATGCATACACGCTCATTGGCATCCACTGGGAAGAGAAAAAACTGATTGCAAAATTTGGCAAAGCCTACAAAGACTACATGGAAAAAGTACCGGCTTTGATTCCTAAAAAGCTTAATTAGCCTTTCATGAACCTTACTAACAGCATTTCTGCTAACAAAAACAGAAGTGCTCCAATCAAGAAATAAACCCAGAGAGACTTTCCAATATTTTGATCGGTGAAAGATTTTACAAAGTCGCTTTCCAAGAGACCATCAAAAACTTGTACATTCTCATTTCCCGCAAAAGCTTCTCTTAGTTCTTCTGAAGTATAAAAATCCATCTGAGATTCTTTTGGATCATGATTCAAAGCCAAAGTGTGCAAAACTTTTCCATCAAACACCAAGTCGTAGTACCCCGCAGCAATCTCAGAATTCTCAGGCAAATCTGAGTTAGAAGGTAAGGTTAAAAACAACTTGTTATCTACAACTCTTTGAATTGGCAAAATCTCATTTCCATCTTTTACGAGTTTATAAGTTGCATTTTTCTTGAGATCAGAGAGTTCTAAAACGATATTTTCTTCACTTAATTTATATGCCAATGCCGAAGATTTCAGGCTATTTGAAGCTATTTTAATAAAGGTTGGGACAAAAAACGCATGCTCAGCAAAATTACCATGACCCTTGAGCAATGGGCTGGCAAATACATATACACTTCCCCTTCCAGTTTGTGTATGAGTCATGAATCGCTGATCGTTGCTAAAGTAGAGCAGCGGCTCCCCTATTCCCTCCCAAGCAAGTACAGGCTGCATTGCAGGTAATTCCACATTATTTGGAATATTGATTTGTTCAAAAACATCCGAGAAAAATGGATTCCTCACATCTGGATATTTTACTTTTCGCTGAGAAGTAGGGTCAAGTTTACTTCGGTCAATTTTTGAAACTCGAATTCCAAAATTGCTCAATAAACTAGCTGTACTTGAAGAATCGCCTTGTGCAGTAGGGATAAGGCTAACGCTCCCGCCACTGGCAACTAATTCTTTTGCCCCATTCACAAGATTCGTCCTGTAATTTCTTATTCCTTCTAAAATCACCAAATCGAAATCAGCCATTCTAGACACGTCAACATTATTGACATTGTAAGACTGAAATGCAAAAAGGCTATCATTTTTGTACAGTTTACCTATGTAATCGAGCTCACTTCGCTCATCGTAAAGGTGAAGCACCTTGATGGCTGGAGAAGCCTCAATGGTAAAGAAGTAACTATTGTCAAAAGTTAATGGCTGATCATCGAAACTAATTTCAGCTTTGTGCTGCCCCTTATCTTGAACCGAAAAGCTAAAGGTAGCTTTCGCAGATCCGCCTGCAGGAATGGAAACAGAAGAACCAGAGGATTGAGAACCGTCTATCTGTAGTTTCACTGGAAGATTTACCACATCCTTATTACCCGAATTTCTAAATGCAACGTTTAAGTTATTATTCTGCATTTCGCGAATAAAGGGAGTTTGCAACCACACAGAATCCACATACACATTCTGATTTACAGCACCAATAACCGGCACCACGTACACTGTATTAGTAGAATCAAATTCTATGTCTTTCAAATTCCCAATCGTGCTTTTTTGAAAATCTGAAATCCAGAAAAAGTTATTTCCTGCTTCAGAATCTTGCTTTTGGGCTAAATTACTCTGCCTTTTGTATACAGCCGAAAGCGACCTAGGCGTATTTCCAAATTCTAAACTCGTCAACTTCTCTTTTAGCGAAGTACCACTATTAAGCATGTAATCTTCCCCTCCAAAATCATTAGTAAGAAACTGCAAATTCGGGGAGTTTTTGAGCTGTTCTAGCAAACCTTCCAGCTTCACTACCGCCAAGTCGATATACCTTTTGTTATCTGTCGTATTTTCCATACTTAGTGAATTGTCTAAGTATATGCTATTTACCCCATTCACACTTAGCGAGCTTTGGTTTGCAGCAGGGAGAAAAGGCTGAGCAAAAGCAAAAACCAAACAAGCCAATGCCAACATTCTGGCAGCCATAATGAGCCATTGCTTTAGTTTTCTAAAAGAAGAAGTCTCAGTTTCAACTTTTTGAAGAAAAGCAACATTGGTAAAAAAGATTTTTTTGGTACGCCTGAAATTGAACAAATGCACAATAAGCGGAATTGCCAATGCACCTAAAGCCCACAGAATTGACGGAAATAGAAATTTCATTTTTTGCTTAAGATTTAGGATGCTTTTTCATGTAATCGCCGCGAGAGAAATACTTTTCGATGAAACAGTACATTAAGATAAAGAAGTAACGGCTTCCCATCTCCTTTATTTTCAGTTTAGATTCACCATATTTCCTATTCGTCCAGCTATTGGGTACAACTGCATATGAGTAGCCTCGAACGATACTTTTGAGAGGTAATTCTATTGTGAGGTTGAAATGCGGAGCCATAAATGGCTTTATCCCGTCCATTGTTTCCCTTTTATATAGTTTAAACGCGTTTGTAGTATCGGAATAAGAAATCCCCATTACCATTCTCACGATCAAGTTTGCAACTCTATTTATTACTTTTTTATGCCTTGGATAGTCAATTACTTTTCCTCCTTCTGCCCAGCGATTACCAAAAACTGCATCTACATCTTGCTCTTGCATGGTGCGGTAATACTTCACCAAATCCTCAGGATCATCACTCATATCTGCCATGAAAACAGCAACGCAGTCTCCACTATATCTTTCTAAACCATACCTCACAGCATAGCCAAAGCCATTTGGCCCTTTATTAGTTTCAAATACCAGGGTTGGGATTTCTTTTTGCAATTCGGTCAAAACCGCTGCAGTGTTGTCTTTCGAATTATCGTTTGTTACCCATATTTCGTGGTCTATGTTGTGCTTTTTAAGTGAATTGTAAAGGGAGTGTAAGGTTTCTCCTATGGATTCCTCCTCATTGTAAGCAGGAATAACTACGCTTAATTTCATAACTCAAAGTTGCGGATAATTGGCGATGTTGACAAATGGATATTGGAGATTAGAAGGTGATTTTCTTTATACATTGAATTATATTTGACAAAAGCTCTTTTTCGCTATGTTAAAATACCTATTTACCCTTCTTTCACTTGGCGTTTTTGCCCAAAACAATTATCAATTACACGTTCTCGGCACCGTACAAGACGCAGGCTCACCACATATATCTTGTACCAAAAGCTGTTGTAGTGATTTAAGTTTAGAAGCTAAAAGCCAAAGAAAAGTGAGTTGCCTAGCCATTGAAAATAAGCAAACAGGTGAATACTATATTTTTGACGCAACTCCAGATTTCCCAGCCCAAATCAGAATGGTAAATCCCCATAAATTACCAAGCGGAATATTTCTTACTCATGCACACATAGGGCACTATACTGGGCTAATGTACCTTGGTAGAGAAGGCTTAGGTGCCGATAAGATACCCGTTTACACCATGCCAAAAATGAAACATTTCTTGAACACAAATGGCCCTTGGAGTCAATTGGTGGCACTTCAAAACATTGAATTGAAGGAAATGGCAAACAAAAAGTCATTTAAACTGGAGAAAGACTTAATCGTTACTCCTTTTCTAGTTCCACATCGCGATGAATACTCCGAAACAGTTGGTTACCAAATAAGTGTGAAGGGCGAAAAGATTCTATTCATCCCAGATATTAACAAATGGTCAGTTTGGGAGGAGAGTATAGCAGAAAAAATACATGACTCAGATTTGGCATTTGTAGATGCCACATTTTTTGATCAAAATGAAGTAAAAAGAGACATTAGCGAAATCCCACACCCATTTGTGGTTGAAAGCATGAAACTCTTTGAAAAACTTTCCAAAAAAGATAAAGCGAAGGTTCACTTTATACATCTCAATCATACCAACCCACTGCTTGATAAAGAAAGTGATGCATACAAAAGTGTGCTTAAGAACGGTTATAAAGTTGCTGAGTTTGGACAGGAAATCAACTTCTAGTTAATCAAAGTCCCTTTATTGGCTGGATTCTAATTTCTAATCGATTTCAATTCTGACAATAAAGAATTTCTAGCTATCTCGCTTGCATTAGCTAGGGGCTTTAGCATCAAGTTTACCTTCTCATAAGGATCAACACTCAGGTCATACAACTCCTCAGAATTAGCATAGACAATTAATTTGAATTGCGAGTTGCGAATTGTATAGCCGTTTGGTTGCTCAGAATAAACATAATCTCTATGGCCTCCATTTATTGTTAATAGCTTTTTGAAGCTTTTACTATCATGAATATTCTCTACTGAAGAACCAGCAATCGTTGCTATTGTACTAAATAGATCTGTCGCTGCAATTAAGTTTTCATCTTTACCTCTTCGCTCCACTCCATATCCAGAGATTATTAATGGCATATTAATTCCTCCTTGGTAAATCGTTCCTTTCACTGTTGATGCCGTATAAGGGAATTGAGCAACCTGATTAGGTGTACCATTGTCGCCCAAAAATACGACCGTGGTGTTTTTCAATTGTTCAGCAGGAATTTTCGCTAGAAGTCGACCTATGTCGTAGTCCATAGACTCTATCGCGGCTATATAAGTTTCTAAATTATTTCTCCCAAAAGGAATTTCTTGAGAAAAAGTGCCCGATGGTGGAATATGAAAAGGTGTATGAGGTGCGGTATAGGACAGACATAGAAACCATGGTTTTTCCTGCTCTCCTACCCAATTGATTGCAAGATCCGTAAGTTTTGTAGATACATATTCAGTAGAAATAGACTCACTACCGTTCTCGGCTAATAGCCAGTTGTAGTAGTCACCTACAGTGCCTTTCATAATTCCCGAAAAATAATCCATTCCTAGGTCTTCAGGACTTGTAACATTCTGATTACCTGACAAGTGCCACTTACCAATTAATGCTGTTGCGTACGCATTGTCAGTTTCTTGGTTGATGTATTTGTGTATAATTGTTTCCGTATTAGACAAAATATCACCTGCATCTTTTACACCTGTGCGGTAGCCATATTTTCCAGTTAAAATCGCTGCCCTAGTTGGACTACAAGTTGGATTTGTCCAAAAGTTGGTAAATGTAAGCCCATCGGCCATTAGCTTGTCTAAGTTGGGTGTTTGAGGTTTCAAAACTCCTTCTGAAAAACCATTCATGGCATCCTTACCCATATCATCTCCTATGATTAGCAAGACATTTGGGCGATCACTTAAGTTTGGAGAAAGGTTGTCCTCTTCAATTGTAGATTTACAGGCCACAAAAATGATAAATCCAAAAATGAGGACAAAAATTGATTTAAACTGCATGGAAAGTTAGACCCAAGAAAGTTGAGAAGGTTTATTGACATAAAAAAAGACCAGCTTCCCAGCCAGTCTCTTTTATAAATATCTTTTTCCTAAAACCTTAAACTCTTTTCGAAATATTATCGTGCATCTGCACCAAAGTAGTTTTTAGGTCATATTTCCAATCCCAAGTAGGGTAATGTGCCTTGAACCTACTTAAATCAGAAATGTACCAGATATGATCACCACTTCTGTTATCATCCGATAAGCTGTAATTCATCTTATTTCCAGTAATCTCCTCGCAGAGAGCAATTCCTTCTTGCATTGAGCAATTAGAAAAACGACCACCACCAGCATTGTAAACCTCCGCAGGACGTGGATTTTCATAAAAATGCCAAAACATGTTTACCAAGTCCCAAGAGTGAATATTGTCACGCACTTGTTTTCCTTTGTATCCAAAAATCGTGTAGTGGTTACCTGTAATTGCACATTTCATCAAATAAGCAAGGAATCCATGTAATTGAGCTCCTGAGTGATTTGGCCCAGTAAGGCAACCTCCACGGAAAACTCCAGTTTTCATTCCAAAATAGCGACCGTACTCTTGTACAAGTACATCTGCCGCAACTTTAGATGCTCCAAAAAGAGAATGTTTTGTATGATCGATGCTCATTTGCTCATCAATCCCATTTTCATAATACGCATGATCTTCAGCAATTTCCCAGCGTGTTTCATGCTCCACTAATGGCAAGAAGTTAGGATTATCTCCGTATACCTTGTTGGTAGAAGTAAAGATAAACACGGCATCAGGACAATGTAACCTTGTCATTTCAAGCATTACAAGTGTACCGTTCGCATTGACAGTAAAGTCCATAAACGGCTCACGAGCTGCCCAGTCATGACTAGGTTGGGCTGCAGTATGAACGATCAACTTTATATCCTTTCCATATTCATTGAAAATATTTCCAATTTCTTCTTCAGAACGAATATCAGCCTTGTAGTGCTTGTAGTTACTATATTGTGACTCGATTCTATTTTTATTCCACTCCGTGGAAGCCTCTGCACCAAAAAAGTATTGACGTAAATTATTGTCAATCCCTATGACCAAATCAAATTTTTCTGACAAAAAGGCAACAGATTCACTACCAATCAAACCTGCCGAACCAGTTACAATAGCAACATTCATATTTTTTAAATTTATAAAAACAAAAACGAATGGCATCAACCATTCGTTCGATATTTTAATTAATAAAAACTCAAAATCAATTGAACCACTTTTCACGGATTTCAACCGCTTTGGCCCCTAATTCAGGTTTTGAAGTATATTTAACCTTTAACTGGCGAGCTGAAGAATCAGGATGAACTCCATATACTCGCTCATTTCCAGCATTCACATCATCTTGGTCAATTCTATTGTTTTTTTGGTACGTACATGAACTTACAGCACAACCAGCAAGCAAAAGACTTAGTAAACTTAGTTTCTTCAACATTATCGCTCTTTTAAAATTTGCACAAAAATAAGTTCAGCATCCTTAAAAGCCAAAATATATTGGACTAAAACTTTAAAACATTCACTTTTGCAGTCTCTTTTCATTAAATACTTATAAAATATCAATGAAGTACGACGTAATTGTGGTTGGTGGAGGTATAGTTGGGCTTGCAACAGCTCTTCAAATTCTAAAATCGAGACCTCAAACAAGACTTTTGGTTTTAGAAAAAGAAAATGGGCCTGCTCAGCATCAAACTGGTCATAACAGTGGAGTAATTCACTCTGGATTATATTATAAACCAGGTAGTCTCAAAGCCAGAAATTGCATTGACGGATACAATCAATTATTGGATTTTTGTAACGAAGAGAATATCCCTTACGACTTATGTGGTAAAATTGTGGTAGCCACTTCAAACGAAGAAATCCCAATGTTGGAAACGCTCTATCAAAGAGGTGTGGAAAATGGATTGACAAACCTACGGTACCTCAATGAAGGCCAAATGAAAGAGATAGAACCTCACGTGGCTGGAGTAAAAGCTATTAAAGTTCCTCAAACCGGAATCATCAATTATAAATTGGTTTCAGAAAAATACGCTGAAAAAGTTCAACTATTGGGTGGGGTAATCAATTACGGAGAGCAAGTAAGCTCGATTTCGGTTTTTGATAAAAAATCAACTGTAGTGACCGACAAAGGAAGTCATGAAACAAATTTAGTTGTAAACTGTGCTGGGCTATACTCCGATAAAGTCGCTCAAATGAGTCAGCAAGAAAAAATCAACCTCAAAATCATTCCGTTTCGTGGAGAATATTACGAGCTAAAGCCTGAAAAACAATATTTAGTTAAGCATCTAATCTATCCAGTTCCTGATCCCAATTTCCCATTCTTAGGCGTTCATTTTACACGCATGATTCAAGGTGGTGCAGAAGCTGGACCGAATGCTGTACTTGCCTTTAGAAGAGAAGGTTACAAAAAGACCGATTTCAATTTCGGTGAACTAAAAGAAACTTTGCTTTGGCCTGGATTCCAAAAAGTAGCTGCCAAATACTGGAAAACTGGAATGGGCGAATATTACCGCTCTTTCTCCAAAGCGGCCTTTACCAAAGCTCTTCAAAAACTTATCCCTGAGATTCAAGCTGATGATCTTATTCCTGGCGAAGCTGGAGTGCGTGCACAGGCATGTGATTACAGCGGAGGCTTATTGGATGATTTCGCAATCATTGAAAATGACCAAGCAATCAATGTCTGTAACGCCCCCTCTCCTGCTGCTACCTCGTCTTTGGCGATTGGTAAAACAGTAAGTGAGTTGGTTTTGAAGCGGATTTAGACTAATCCATCTTTTGGTCAAAAAACGCCCGAAATCTATTCCTAATATTTCGCAATTCATTGTTATGTTTGCATTAAAAGGAATCAGTAGTCTACCCAATAGGTAGATTTATGTTTTTTCAGATACCTTTACGTTCCAAATGACTCAAGAGCATTACATATTCTGTCTGCCATTAATCTACTTCCTCGTAAGTATGTTTATGTTGGCATTTAGAAAAATGGAGAATAAAAGAACTGCCATTTTCAGGAGTATCTTGCTTAATTCCCTTGGCTTAGCAATGGTGTTCTATTTTGCTAATTCTACTTTGTCTACTGCCAAACTCCCTTGGCTAACAATTGGGAGCACGCAAATAGACTTTGATATTTATTTAGACAATGCCACTTGGCTTATGCTAGGCTTGGTACAATTTATCAGCTTGGGAGTTCAACTCTTTTCCATAAAATACATGGAAAAGGACTCAAGAATCACTACTTACTACGCTTTCCTGAACTTGTTCATTGGATCCATGCTGGGTTTAGTAATTTCAGGAAATTTACTCTTTGCTTTCTTGTTTTGGGAATTGGTTGGTTTTTGCTCTTACTTGTTAATTGGGTTTTGGTTCGACAAGCAATCGGCAACCGAAGCTGCCTCCAAGGCATTTATGGTCAATAAGGTTGGAGACTCATTCTTACTCATTAGTATCGGGCTCATATATGCTGCAACAGGCACTTTTGAAATTGAAGCAATTCATACCGCTATTATACAGAACCCAACCTTAGGTCTAATTCCTATTGCGAGTTTTATGTTGTTTCTCGGCTCTCTTGCCAAATCTGCTCAGCTGCCTTTACAAGTTTGGTTGCCAGACGCAATGGAAGGCCCTACACCCGTTTCAGCATTGATTCACGCAGCTACCATGGTTGCAGCAGGTATCTTTCTTTTGGCTAGATTGGACTTTCTACTAACAGACTTTACCCTCGTTTGTATTGCAACGATTGGTGCACTAACTGCTTTCTTAGCTGGCTACTCTGCAGTTTTTCAGTGGGATATCAAAAAAATATTAGCATACAGTACCATCTCACAACTAGGAATGATGA
This portion of the Spirosomataceae bacterium TFI 002 genome encodes:
- a CDS encoding dolichol-phosphate mannosyltransferase, producing MKLSVVIPAYNEEESIGETLHSLYNSLKKHNIDHEIWVTNDNSKDNTAAVLTELQKEIPTLVFETNKGPNGFGYAVRYGLERYSGDCVAVFMADMSDDPEDLVKYYRTMQEQDVDAVFGNRWAEGGKVIDYPRHKKVINRVANLIVRMVMGISYSDTTNAFKLYKRETMDGIKPFMAPHFNLTIELPLKSIVRGYSYAVVPNSWTNRKYGESKLKIKEMGSRYFFILMYCFIEKYFSRGDYMKKHPKS
- a CDS encoding pyrroloquinoline quinone biosynthesis protein B, encoding MLKYLFTLLSLGVFAQNNYQLHVLGTVQDAGSPHISCTKSCCSDLSLEAKSQRKVSCLAIENKQTGEYYIFDATPDFPAQIRMVNPHKLPSGIFLTHAHIGHYTGLMYLGREGLGADKIPVYTMPKMKHFLNTNGPWSQLVALQNIELKEMANKKSFKLEKDLIVTPFLVPHRDEYSETVGYQISVKGEKILFIPDINKWSVWEESIAEKIHDSDLAFVDATFFDQNEVKRDISEIPHPFVVESMKLFEKLSKKDKAKVHFIHLNHTNPLLDKESDAYKSVLKNGYKVAEFGQEINF
- a CDS encoding L-2-hydroxyglutarate oxidase, encoding MKYDVIVVGGGIVGLATALQILKSRPQTRLLVLEKENGPAQHQTGHNSGVIHSGLYYKPGSLKARNCIDGYNQLLDFCNEENIPYDLCGKIVVATSNEEIPMLETLYQRGVENGLTNLRYLNEGQMKEIEPHVAGVKAIKVPQTGIINYKLVSEKYAEKVQLLGGVINYGEQVSSISVFDKKSTVVTDKGSHETNLVVNCAGLYSDKVAQMSQQEKINLKIIPFRGEYYELKPEKQYLVKHLIYPVPDPNFPFLGVHFTRMIQGGAEAGPNAVLAFRREGYKKTDFNFGELKETLLWPGFQKVAAKYWKTGMGEYYRSFSKAAFTKALQKLIPEIQADDLIPGEAGVRAQACDYSGGLLDDFAIIENDQAINVCNAPSPAATSSLAIGKTVSELVLKRI
- a CDS encoding Arylsulfatase A codes for the protein MQFKSIFVLIFGFIIFVACKSTIEEDNLSPNLSDRPNVLLIIGDDMGKDAMNGFSEGVLKPQTPNLDKLMADGLTFTNFWTNPTCSPTRAAILTGKYGYRTGVKDAGDILSNTETIIHKYINQETDNAYATALIGKWHLSGNQNVTSPEDLGMDYFSGIMKGTVGDYYNWLLAENGSESISTEYVSTKLTDLAINWVGEQEKPWFLCLSYTAPHTPFHIPPSGTFSQEIPFGRNNLETYIAAIESMDYDIGRLLAKIPAEQLKNTTVVFLGDNGTPNQVAQFPYTASTVKGTIYQGGINMPLIISGYGVERRGKDENLIAATDLFSTIATIAGSSVENIHDSKSFKKLLTINGGHRDYVYSEQPNGYTIRNSQFKLIVYANSEELYDLSVDPYEKVNLMLKPLANASEIARNSLLSELKSIRN
- a CDS encoding CDP-paratose 2-epimerase, which gives rise to MNVAIVTGSAGLIGSESVAFLSEKFDLVIGIDNNLRQYFFGAEASTEWNKNRIESQYSNYKHYKADIRSEEEIGNIFNEYGKDIKLIVHTAAQPSHDWAAREPFMDFTVNANGTLVMLEMTRLHCPDAVFIFTSTNKVYGDNPNFLPLVEHETRWEIAEDHAYYENGIDEQMSIDHTKHSLFGASKVAADVLVQEYGRYFGMKTGVFRGGCLTGPNHSGAQLHGFLAYLMKCAITGNHYTIFGYKGKQVRDNIHSWDLVNMFWHFYENPRPAEVYNAGGGRFSNCSMQEGIALCEEITGNKMNYSLSDDNRSGDHIWYISDLSRFKAHYPTWDWKYDLKTTLVQMHDNISKRV